The segment GCCTCGACGAACGGCTCCCTCTGCCCTCGCCGCGCCCGGCCGACGGTGATCGTGCCGATCACGTCCTGGTCGGCGCGTAGCACCGCGACCGCGAACGGGCCGATGGTCCCGTGGATCTGGGCGGCCGTGGTAAACGCGGCCGCGTCGTCCGCCGACAGGTCCGGCGTGACGTGCAGGGTCGCGGCATCAAACATCCGCGCCATCGGCGGGGATACGGGACCCGTCGAGCCCACGTAATCGGCGGCGATGCCCGACGCGCTTACCGTCGTCAGCGTCTTGTCGTCCGCGCCGAGCAGCGCGAGCGCCGCGTGGTCGGCGCGGACGAGCCGCACCGCCTGCTCGACGAGCACGGGATACATCTCCGCGGGCGTGCGGGCGCTGCGCAGCCGCTTGCTGAGTTCGTAGAGGGCCTCGAGCTCGGCCGTGCGGCGTCCCTGCGCCTCATAGGACCGTCCGTTCTCGAGCGCGGCCGCGGCCTGCCAGGCGAACGTCAGCATCGCCTCGCGCTCCGGCGCCGACCACGTCCGCGGCGCGTCGTAGTAGCAGACGATCACGGCCGTCGCCCGCCCTTCGTGCACGAGCGGCCAGGAGGCGAAGGCACGAAAGCCCTCGCGGTCTGCCCGTCTGCGCGTCTCATTGCCGGGCGGCAGGCCGCGGCTGTCCTCGACGAAAATCGGCTCGGGCGCCGACGTCCTGCGGCTCTTCGGCAGATCCATGCACGCAAGCTCCGCGTAGCGGGCGAGGTGGGACCACGCGGCGGCGCCGTCGGGCGTCGCGAGCTCCCCGACGTACGCGGCCGACATGCCGTGTGACCAGGCGCAGGTGATGATGCCGTTGGCCGAGCGGAGGAGCACGGCGACGCGGGTCGCGCCGCCGAGTTCCTCGGCCGCCTGCCCGATCGCCGCGGACACGCCCGCGACGGAGGAAGGGCGGTTGAGCGTCTCGCTGAGCCCGACAAGGCGCTTCATCAGCTCGGCGCGCATGCGAGGATCGCCGGCGTCGGACTCGGCCGTCGCGGGCGCCCGGTGAACCGGCGTCGATGTCCCCGTGTGGCGGTCGGGTTTCATCGCTCCCCCGTGCCCCGCTTCGCCGGGGCGTGAAACGGCATATTGTTACTACTATACTAGATACTCCTTTTTTCGTCCCGGCGGACCTTCGCGGGGCGGGCGCCCACGCGGAGCGGAGGGATCGCGGGCGGCGAGATGCAAGCGATACCACCCGTGGGTTCCCATTTCGTCCTTCTGGTCTGCGTGCTCGCGCTCGGCCTCGTTTTCGAGTTCGTCAACGGCTTCCACGATGCCGCGAACGCGATCGCCACGGCCGTGGCCACGCGGGTCCTGCGGCCGGGCCAGGCGGTGGCCATGGCCGGCGTGCTGAACTTCGCCGGCGCCGTGACCGGAACGGCCGTTGCGACGACGGTCGGCAAGGGTTTCCTCGATCCGCACGTCATCACGCAGGCGACGATCGCCGCCGGACTCGTCGCCGGCATCGGGTGGGACTTCTTCACGTGGTACCTCGGGATGCCGACGAGCTCGAGCCACGCGCTGCTCTTCGGCGTGCTGGGCGCCGGCGTCGCGACCGCGGGCGTCAAGGCGGTCGTGGTGCCGGGGGTCGTCAAGGTCGGCGTCGGCATCGGCTACTCGCCGGTCATCGCGTTGCTCGCGGCGTCGGCGGTGATCGTTCTGCTGTACTGGTTATTTTACCGGCAGCCGCCGGCCCGGGTCACGCGGGTCTTCGGGCGGCTGCAGCTCCTATCGTCGATGTACATGGCGTTCAGCCACGGCGGCAACGACGGGCAGAAGACGATGGGGATTATGTCGCTGGCCCTGTTCACCTACGGGGCGCTGGGGTCGACGTTCTACGTGCCGATCTGGGTGATGGGCGCCGCCGCGCTGGCGATGGGGCTGGGGACGGCGGCGGGCGGGTGGCGCATCGTCAAGACGATGGGCTTCCGTCTCACCAAGCTGCATCCACTCGACGGGTTCGCCGCGGAGACCGCGGCGGCGACGACGATCGAGATCGCGACGCGGCTCGGCATTCCGATCAGCACGACGCACGCGATCAACGGCGCGATTCTCGGCGTCGGAGCGTCCAAGGGCGTCCGGTGGGTCCGCTGGAGCGTCGCCCGGAACATCGTGGTGGCGTGGGTGCTGACCCTGCCCGCGTGCTTCGGGCTCGGGTGGATCTTGATGCGGCTGGCGTTGCGCCTAGGCTTGTGAGCGGCCGCGCAGGCGGACGCGCCGCGCGCCGGTATAGATCGTGAACCGCGGACCGCGCACGAACCCGACGAGCGTCATCCCGAACGTCTCGGCCGCGTCGCAGGCGAGGCTGGAAGGCGCCGAGACCGCGGCGAGGATGGGGAGGCCGGCGGCCGCGGCCTTCTGCACGATCTCGAAGCTGGCGCGCCCGCTCACCATCAGGATCTGGCGCCGCAGCGGCAGGCGGCGTCCGAGGAACGCGTGCCCCACCACCTTGTCGACCGCGTTGTGGCGGCCGACGTCCTCGCGCAGCGTGAGCAGCCGACCGTCCGGATCGAAGAGCCCCGCCGCGTGGAGCCCTCCGGTCTTGGCGAACAGTGTCTGGGCTTCCCGCAGCGCGTCGCCGAGCCGCGCGAGCGTCTCGTCGCCGACGGTCAGGCCGTCGTCCCCGGCGCCGGTGATGCCTTGGACGTGGATCGCTTCGATCGAGGCCTTCCCGCAGACGCCGCAGCTCGACGTCGTGTAGAAGTTGCGTCTGAGCCGCTCCGCGTCGTAAGGCGCGCCCGGCCGCAGGACCACGTTCACGATGTTGTACCGCTGGCCGCCGTCGAGGGAGGGGTCGGTACAGTAGCTGATCGTCCGGACATCCTCCGGCGATCGCACCACGCCTTCGGTGCGCAGGAACCCGGCCGCCAGTTCGAAGTCGTATCCGGGCGTGCGCATCGTGACCGAGATCCGCTCGTACGGTGCGCCGTCGGGCGGATACACCCGGATTTCGAGCGGTTCTTCGACGGCGAGGACGTCGGTGCGGGTCCGGGCCGCGTCTTCGCGGGCCTGCAACACCTGCCGGCGGATCGTGCTCGTCCGGGCCGGGGCGGCGGTCTCGGGTCCGTCGGAGGGAGGCATCGCACGCTCATCGTAGCAACGGCCCCCCCGAGCGTCAACGCACGCGCGGCCGGTTGTCGGTTGCCCGCTCGTCCTTGAAAAGGTATAGTGGGGGATGTCGATATGAAAGTCGGATGAACGAGCGGCGTCCGGCCCGGCCCGAAGGGTGTGCCCTTCGGGCCACCGTCATACCAGTCGCAGCCGACATCGTCGACGCAAGGAGAGGCCGCTGAAATAATGGGGAGATCGCGGGGGCCGAGCCCCGTCCGACGTTCTACCGCCGCGCGCGCGCGGGGCCGGCGTCTGACACCCCGGCAGTGGCGGATCGTCCGTCAGGCCGTCCTCGCGGCGGCGCTGGCCGGCACCGCCGTCGTGCTTGTCGCCGCGGGGCTGCTCGTCGGCGCCGGGGCCGCGATCGGCGCGCACCTCCCGTCGGTCGACGCCCTGTACGACCTTCCGAGCGAAGCCACCCGGATCTACTCCTCGGACGGACAGTTGATCGCCAGTCTCTACCGCGAAAACCGCGACAGCATTCCGCTCTCCCAGGTCGCCGCCAATCTCCAACGCGCCGTGATCGACACCGAGGATGCCGACTTCTACCGGCACAGGGGCTTCTCGCTACGCGGCGTCGCGCGGGCCGGGCTGCACAACCTGCAGGACCGGGGCTACGCCGAGGGCGGGAGCACCATCACCCAGCAGCTCGCCCGCAACATGTTCCTCACGAGCGAAAAGTCGCTCACCCGGAAGATCGCGGAGATCCTGCTCGCGGTGCAGATCGAGCGGCGCCTGACCAAGGATGAGATCCTCGAACGCTACCTCAACCAGGTGTACTTCGGGCAGGGCGCCTACGGCGTGGAGACGGCCGCCGAAGTGTAC is part of the bacterium genome and harbors:
- a CDS encoding HD domain-containing phosphohydrolase is translated as MRAELMKRLVGLSETLNRPSSVAGVSAAIGQAAEELGGATRVAVLLRSANGIITCAWSHGMSAAYVGELATPDGAAAWSHLARYAELACMDLPKSRRTSAPEPIFVEDSRGLPPGNETRRRADREGFRAFASWPLVHEGRATAVIVCYYDAPRTWSAPEREAMLTFAWQAAAALENGRSYEAQGRRTAELEALYELSKRLRSARTPAEMYPVLVEQAVRLVRADHAALALLGADDKTLTTVSASGIAADYVGSTGPVSPPMARMFDAATLHVTPDLSADDAAAFTTAAQIHGTIGPFAVAVLRADQDVIGTITVGRARRGQREPFVEADVRVLKTIAETGGAAIHRSRLFQNLQDSYIEMVLTLGRALDARDSYTGGHSERLADWSEATGRLLGCRDDEAQDIRWGALLHDIGKIAVPDAILRKPSKLTEEEWQVMRQHPITGEEILRPIERLRGVAGILRHHHERWDGKGYPDGLIAERIPLGARILAVVDAYSAITDERPYKPARSHDEAIAELRRSAGSQFDVKVVDAFCKMLEQRSDKAGT
- a CDS encoding anion permease, which gives rise to MGSHFVLLVCVLALGLVFEFVNGFHDAANAIATAVATRVLRPGQAVAMAGVLNFAGAVTGTAVATTVGKGFLDPHVITQATIAAGLVAGIGWDFFTWYLGMPTSSSHALLFGVLGAGVATAGVKAVVVPGVVKVGVGIGYSPVIALLAASAVIVLLYWLFYRQPPARVTRVFGRLQLLSSMYMAFSHGGNDGQKTMGIMSLALFTYGALGSTFYVPIWVMGAAALAMGLGTAAGGWRIVKTMGFRLTKLHPLDGFAAETAAATTIEIATRLGIPISTTHAINGAILGVGASKGVRWVRWSVARNIVVAWVLTLPACFGLGWILMRLALRLGL
- the fdhD gene encoding formate dehydrogenase accessory sulfurtransferase FdhD, coding for MPPSDGPETAAPARTSTIRRQVLQAREDAARTRTDVLAVEEPLEIRVYPPDGAPYERISVTMRTPGYDFELAAGFLRTEGVVRSPEDVRTISYCTDPSLDGGQRYNIVNVVLRPGAPYDAERLRRNFYTTSSCGVCGKASIEAIHVQGITGAGDDGLTVGDETLARLGDALREAQTLFAKTGGLHAAGLFDPDGRLLTLREDVGRHNAVDKVVGHAFLGRRLPLRRQILMVSGRASFEIVQKAAAAGLPILAAVSAPSSLACDAAETFGMTLVGFVRGPRFTIYTGARRVRLRGRSQA